A region from the Dehalococcoidia bacterium genome encodes:
- a CDS encoding endonuclease III domain-containing protein produces MPQGSEAERLLDLYRRLYDAYGPQGWWPAQSPFEVMVGAILTQAAAWSNVERAIERLRAAGALSPQAILALPQEELAALVRPAGYFNAKARKLKALCRLIVEGFGGDVTAMLGHDPEELRKVLLDTYGIGPETADSILLYAAGRPYFVVDAYTVRLFRRLGMGPPSDRYHDWQAFFVARLPRDAALYNEFHALIVRHSKERCRARPRCLGCPVLEMCPTGQGQLST; encoded by the coding sequence ATGCCCCAGGGCTCCGAGGCCGAGAGGCTCTTGGACCTCTACCGAAGGCTCTACGATGCCTACGGTCCCCAGGGGTGGTGGCCCGCCCAGTCGCCCTTCGAGGTGATGGTGGGCGCCATCCTCACCCAGGCGGCGGCCTGGAGCAACGTGGAGCGGGCCATCGAGCGGCTGCGGGCCGCGGGCGCCCTCTCCCCGCAGGCCATTCTGGCCCTGCCCCAGGAAGAGCTGGCGGCCCTGGTGCGGCCGGCTGGCTACTTCAACGCCAAGGCCCGCAAGCTGAAGGCCCTTTGCCGCCTCATCGTGGAGGGCTTCGGCGGCGATGTGACGGCCATGCTGGGCCACGACCCGGAGGAGCTGAGGAAGGTGCTGCTGGATACCTACGGGATCGGCCCCGAAACGGCCGATTCCATCCTCCTGTACGCCGCCGGGCGGCCCTACTTCGTGGTGGACGCCTACACGGTGCGCCTCTTTCGCCGATTAGGAATGGGGCCCCCCAGCGACCGCTACCATGACTGGCAGGCCTTCTTCGTGGCCCGCCTGCCCCGGGATGCCGCCCTGTACAACGAGTTCCACGCCCTGATAGTCCGACATAGCAAGGAGAGGTGCCGCGCCCGGCCACGCTGCCTGGGCTGTCCGGTCCTGGAGATGTGTCCCACCGGCCAAGGCCAGCTCTCCACTTGA
- a CDS encoding DUF933 domain-containing protein — translation MEVAIVGLEKAGKSTLLRVLAGPRAVAQGRQEHVATVHLPDPRLDALASLLRPKKVTYPNVTFHDLPPWNLQGRAVGGEAATALARADALLLVLRSFQREDVPHPLGRVDPEDDYRTLSLELCYHDLAILERRLERLQKVASTGPPSEREAAQREAAVLARARQALEAERPLREEELTPEEAKALSPYGLLTLKPLLAVVNLDEGQALEAEAIAQGLEARYGGRHTAFFALCARAEADLRELPPEEAEAFRRELGLPEDPLPALYRRLLAAAGLVTFYTVVGEECRAWLLPAGATALEAAARIHTDMARGFIRAEVIGWEALLAAGSLAEARARGLLRSEGKGYRVQDGDVIHVLFHL, via the coding sequence ATGGAAGTGGCCATCGTCGGCCTGGAGAAGGCGGGCAAAAGCACCCTGCTGCGCGTCCTGGCCGGTCCCAGGGCCGTCGCCCAGGGCCGCCAGGAGCATGTGGCCACCGTCCACCTGCCCGACCCCCGTCTGGACGCCCTGGCGTCCCTCCTCCGCCCCAAAAAGGTCACCTACCCCAACGTCACCTTCCACGATCTGCCCCCCTGGAACCTCCAGGGACGGGCCGTAGGGGGCGAGGCGGCCACCGCCCTGGCCCGGGCCGATGCCCTGTTGCTGGTGCTGAGGTCCTTCCAGCGCGAAGACGTGCCCCATCCCCTGGGCCGCGTGGACCCCGAGGACGACTACCGTACCCTGTCGCTGGAGCTGTGCTACCACGACCTGGCCATCCTCGAGCGGAGGCTGGAGAGGCTGCAGAAGGTTGCCTCCACCGGCCCCCCGTCCGAACGAGAGGCCGCCCAGCGAGAGGCCGCAGTCCTGGCACGCGCCCGCCAGGCGCTGGAGGCAGAACGACCCCTGCGCGAGGAGGAGCTGACGCCCGAGGAGGCCAAAGCCCTCTCCCCCTACGGCCTCCTCACTCTCAAGCCCCTGCTGGCCGTGGTCAATCTGGACGAGGGGCAGGCCCTCGAGGCCGAGGCCATAGCCCAGGGGCTAGAGGCCCGCTACGGGGGACGGCACACCGCCTTCTTCGCCCTCTGCGCTCGTGCCGAGGCCGACCTGAGGGAGCTACCTCCCGAGGAGGCCGAGGCCTTCCGTCGGGAGCTGGGCCTTCCCGAGGACCCCCTGCCCGCCCTCTACCGCCGCCTGCTGGCCGCTGCCGGCCTGGTCACCTTCTACACGGTGGTGGGGGAGGAGTGCCGCGCCTGGCTCCTGCCCGCGGGAGCCACTGCCCTGGAGGCCGCCGCCAGGATCCACACCGATATGGCCCGGGGCTTCATCCGTGCTGAGGTCATCGGCTGGGAGGCCCTCCTGGCCGCCGGCTCCCTGGCCGAGGCCAGGGCCAGGGGCCTGCTCCGCAGCGAGGGCAAGGGCTACCGCGTGCAGGAC
- a CDS encoding DUF2269 family protein, protein MLSDVLLFLHLLSAFWLVAGIVAVSLPLLRAYSVDALEVQHLAVEEAHHYQGVLLLPGAILTGATGVFYWSERGYDLFTTGWLLALGLLYLVLLLVFLPLINLGLRRVRLAVLQAVKEGGPTPELAEALAERVPLAFAALSGLWLIPLLALSLFAPS, encoded by the coding sequence GTGCTCTCGGACGTCCTCCTCTTCCTGCACTTGCTGTCGGCCTTCTGGCTGGTAGCTGGCATTGTGGCCGTGTCGCTGCCCCTCCTGCGGGCCTATAGCGTCGATGCGCTGGAGGTGCAACACCTGGCAGTGGAAGAGGCCCACCACTATCAGGGCGTGCTCCTCTTGCCGGGGGCCATCCTCACCGGCGCCACCGGTGTCTTCTACTGGAGCGAGCGCGGCTACGACCTGTTCACCACCGGGTGGCTGCTGGCCCTGGGCCTGCTGTACCTGGTCCTGCTGCTGGTTTTCCTGCCCCTCATCAACCTGGGGCTACGGAGGGTGCGACTGGCGGTGCTGCAGGCGGTGAAAGAGGGTGGCCCCACGCCGGAGCTGGCCGAGGCCCTGGCTGAGCGGGTGCCCCTGGCCTTCGCTGCCCTTTCCGGCCTGTGGCTGATACCCCTGCTGGCCCTATCCCTCTTCGCACCCTCGTAG